Genomic DNA from Lottiidibacillus patelloidae:
GATAATATTTTTTTCGAGACACAGCTTATTAGACAGTTATAATTAACTTTAAGAAAATAAAAAGCTGAGACCTTTTGGGGTTCAGCTTTCAAACAGTTGCTTATATATTACATCTTTGCTTTGACATTTTTTGTTGGCAAAGATATGCTTTTTAGCTTCTCTAAATAGTATTGATACTGCTCATCTTCTGGATCTGTGTTAATAATTTCTCTTTCACACTCTGTACATAAGAACTGATTCCACAGATGAATCCCATTTTCTTTATTCATTTCACAAACCAAACATTTTTCCCCTATTTTATGAATTGCAGCTGT
This window encodes:
- a CDS encoding sigma factor G inhibitor Gin; its protein translation is METAAIHKIGEKCLVCEMNKENGIHLWNQFLCTECEREIINTDPEDEQYQYYLEKLKSISLPTKNVKAKM